In Ostrea edulis chromosome 6, xbOstEdul1.1, whole genome shotgun sequence, a single window of DNA contains:
- the LOC125646604 gene encoding uncharacterized protein LOC125646604, producing MGKKNRNRRDLHDHKVTYVVSTDEIHGITGLYSRYSQCGLTGLEASEMDHRTAGKTLAFSDNETHIEKDHRQLKIESLRDEVLKNLDKINQLKFEILSKENGSYTSNNGKGRVKSVILNSTLLGDLESEMVVLKNNVEHAQNILLDYYGKANLNMEEFLTLHRTRCIEPDTVYLRDICDKSANIKISRSCYSSNIHIERCTDVKNHIGWIRSKNLVSISGCFTSPKIYLSGLFVNPVISVRGIAGQPEIHIKGVCIAPRILVSGTKLKPTVFIDGVVIDPYLQVDGLVSRLKLNVTGICFRQNAILDGFNCQTKLRVFGMCSI from the coding sequence ATGGGAAAGAAAAATAGAAATCGTCGTGATTTACATGATCACAAGGTCACCTATGTCGTTAGCACAGATGAAATCCATGGCATCACTGGTCTGTATTCCCGCTATTCTCAGTGTGGTTTAACGGGACTCGAGGCCAGTGAAATGGATCATAGGACTGCAGGTAAAACACTAGCATTCAGCGACAACGAAACGCACATAGAAAAGGATCATAGGCAATTAAAGATTGAATCCTTGAGAGATGAAGTCTTGAAAAATCTTGATAAAATTAATcagttgaaatttgaaatactgTCGAAAGAAAACGGATCGTACACCTCGAACAATGGGAAAGGAAGGGTCAAAAGTGtcatattaaacagtacacTACTGGGAGATCTGGAATCAGAAATGGTTGTGTTAAAAAACAACGTGGAACATGCACAAAACATACTTTTGGATTACTATGGAAAGGCAAATCTGAATATGGAGGAGTTTCTCACCTTACATCGTACGCGATGTATTGAACCTGATACAGTTTATCTAAGGGACATCTGCGATAAATCAGCCAATATCAAAATTAGTAGAAGTTGCTATTCTTCCAACATTCACATCGAAAGATGCACTGATGTGAAGAACCATATTGGATGGATTCGATCCAAGAATTTAGTCTCCATTTCCGGCTGTTTTACGTCACCAAAAATTTACTTATCGGGGTTGTTTGTGAATCCCGTAATATCCGTCAGAGGTATAGCTGGGCAACCGGAAATTCACATCAAAGGTGTTTGTATAGCTCCTCGGATCCTGGTTAGCGGCACCAAACTTAAACCAACGGTATTCATTGATGGCGTTGTCATTGACCCTTACCTGCAAGTCGATGGACTTGTATCGAGGCTGAAACTAAACGTAACTGGAATTTGTTTTAGACAAAATGCTATCCTGGATGGTTTCAACTGTCAGACAAAACTGAGAGTTTTTGGGATGTGTAGTATTTAG
- the LOC125648254 gene encoding uncharacterized protein LOC125648254 — protein sequence MDRIYCLIVIGAFWVMALAEPEPILHCLLCRNVKNGTDPCVYLSECSSECYEATTTSTDGAVVRNYGCAPRQTCMAPSAPVGRRAAALGSQTTFCKKELCNADVSRFQEPSTDPCVDASPTECSDPAQLTTMCSDCEYAQYCRKSCGICQNNAHSGVWYENVVLFDYDPVHKTCRHSASVDASICRSITQQAHLVVPVMENNTTLNTAHAKHDYLILAYHTSYINLHFRTNGEPITNVQLSACQTTGHGRVDILLNNNAITQSYTGTDVWNLRWQIHKLNTHNLNNVRDFDLRIQKDSVTHSYGHYWISRIRAESVITHHVH from the exons ATGGACAGAATCT ACTGTCTTATCGTGATTGGTGCATTCTGGGTAATGGCACTAGCAGAACCAG AGCCCATCCTCCACTGTCTGTTGTGTAGAAATGTGAAGAATGGTACAGATCCGTGTGTTTACCTGTCAGAATGTTCCAGTGAG TGCTATGAAGCTACAACAACGTCGACAGATGGCGCTGTAGTTAGGAATTATGGATGTGCTCCG AGACAAACTTGCATGGCGCCATCCGCTCCGGTGGGGAGACGGGCAGCTGCACTGGGTTCTCAGACGACATTCTGCAAGAAAGAATTGTGTAATGCAG ACGTCAGTCGCTTTCAGGAACCGTCCACAGACCCCTGTGTTGATGCTTCACCCACGGAATGCAGTGACCCGGCACAACTGACAACCATGTGTAGCGATTGCGAGTACGCGCAGTATTGTAGGAAATCCTGTGGGATATGCCAAA ACAACGCACATAGTGGTGTTTGGTACGAGAATGTAGTTCTCTTTGATTACGACCCAGTACACAAAACCTGTCGTCACAGCGCATCTGTCGACGCCTCCATCTGTAGAAGCATCACCCAGCAGGCTCATCTCGTGGTCCCAGTGATGGAAAACAACACCACACTTAATACGGCTCATGCTAAACATGATTACCTCATTCTTGCTTACCATACCAGTTACATTAACCTGCACTTCAGAACAAACGGGGAGCCCATTACTAATGTTCAACTGAGCGCATGTCAAACGACCGGACATGGAAGAGTCGACATCTTGCTGAATAACAATGCAATAACCCAGTCATATACCGGCACTGACGTATGGAATTTAAGATGGCAAATTCACAAACTGAACACACACAATTTGAATAACGTCAGGGACTTTGACTTGCGAATCCAAAAGGACAGCGTGACGCATAGTTACGGCCATTACTGGATAAGCCGCATCCGAGCGGAGAGTGTCATTACCCACCATGTTCATTGA